In Erigeron canadensis isolate Cc75 chromosome 1, C_canadensis_v1, whole genome shotgun sequence, a single window of DNA contains:
- the LOC122585498 gene encoding SKP1-like protein 1A, with protein MPSKFHHLNSFLFVMTSISIFTVSSRPITTTLDDHEVLATPSVNNLVLTTSDGEKFDVKLQAAMQSETIRQIIAEKGFSNGMVIDFYNITGETMRKVLEYCNKHVYHYSINEEGNKNITALLEMKAFDTEFVNVHYETLFKLFLAANDLKIKDLKDLVGGRIGEMMKGKTPEQIRKMFNINEKSSCVDYAAEEKFVQSNAWAFD; from the exons ATGCCTTCCAAATTCCATCATCTGAATTCTTTCCTTTTTGTTATGACCTCAATATCCATATTTACGGTTTCTTCTCGCCCCATCACCACAACTCTAGATGATCATGAAGTTTTGGCAACTCCATCAGTTAATAATTTGGTGTTAACAACCTCTGATGGAGAGAAATTCGACGTGAAGTTACAAGCGGCGATGCAATCAGAGACGATAAGGCAAATTATCGCCGAAAAAGGCTTTTCAAATGGAATGGTCAtagatttttataatataactgGTGAGACCATGAGAAAGGTTTTGGAGTATTGTAACAAACATGTGTATCACTACTCGATCAACGAGGAGGGCAATAAAAACATCACTGCTTTGCTTGAAATGAAAGCATTTGATACAGAGTTTGTGAATGTCCATTACGAGACTCTCTTCAAACTTTTTCTG GCTGCAAAtgatttaaagataaaagatCTAAAAGATCTCGTAGGTGGACGAATAGGTGAGATGATGAAAGGGAAAACCCCTGAACAGATACGTAAGATGTTTAACATAAATGAAAAATCCTCGTGTGTTGATTATGCGGCTGAAGAAAAATTTGTTCAAAGTAATGCCTGGGCATTCGATTAA